A genomic segment from Flammeovirga pectinis encodes:
- a CDS encoding sugar transferase, whose translation MKINILLLDDDQFMQNFVSNLLSKEHIVHTFGTIREAKAFLKIQAVNLIITDLNLINESGIDFIKYLNQDIKFKNIPIITLSGEDSSSIKVKVLELGVDDYIVKPFSPSELIIRVNNTIKKYQKFFVQPFHVQPKTEEVKLPQPEKTHEIKKTYNTSKRVFDIVGSFVLIIMLTPLFILIGVAIRLESRGPIFYISKRIGQQYSPIPFLKFRSMKLNADHLINELKGDNKYNEALNKHQEKVFNKHFKHGDKGYSICEKELKLNKESSTFFKLENDPRVTKVGAFIRKTSLDELPQLFNVLLGHMSLVGNRPLPVYEAEMLTKDYSIARFNSPAGITGLWQVSKSQQPFMTEKQRIDLDIEYAQKRTFRLDLNLLYRTFPAMIQKEEA comes from the coding sequence ATGAAAATTAACATACTATTACTTGATGATGATCAGTTCATGCAGAACTTTGTCAGCAACCTTTTATCAAAGGAACATATAGTACATACTTTTGGAACAATACGAGAAGCGAAAGCCTTTCTTAAAATCCAAGCTGTTAACTTAATTATTACTGATTTAAATTTAATTAATGAATCTGGTATTGATTTTATCAAATACCTCAATCAAGATATTAAATTTAAAAATATACCAATAATTACATTATCAGGAGAAGATTCATCAAGTATTAAAGTTAAAGTACTAGAACTCGGAGTAGATGATTATATTGTTAAACCTTTCTCTCCTTCTGAGTTAATTATTCGAGTTAATAACACTATAAAGAAATACCAAAAATTCTTTGTACAACCTTTTCATGTTCAACCAAAAACAGAAGAAGTAAAATTACCACAACCGGAAAAAACACATGAAATTAAGAAGACCTATAATACATCTAAAAGAGTGTTTGATATTGTAGGATCATTTGTGTTAATTATTATGTTAACTCCTTTGTTCATACTCATTGGAGTCGCTATTCGCCTAGAATCAAGAGGACCTATATTTTATATATCAAAAAGAATTGGTCAACAATATAGCCCTATTCCTTTCTTGAAATTCAGATCAATGAAATTAAATGCCGATCATTTAATCAATGAACTAAAAGGAGATAATAAATACAATGAAGCCTTAAATAAACATCAAGAGAAGGTATTTAATAAACATTTTAAACATGGTGATAAAGGCTACTCTATCTGTGAAAAAGAATTAAAATTGAATAAAGAAAGTTCTACTTTTTTCAAATTAGAAAACGATCCAAGAGTAACAAAAGTTGGTGCATTTATTAGAAAAACAAGTTTAGATGAGTTACCACAACTTTTTAATGTTCTACTTGGTCACATGTCGTTAGTGGGTAATAGACCCCTACCTGTTTATGAAGCAGAGATGTTGACTAAAGACTACAGTATAGCAAGATTTAACAGTCCAGCAGGCATTACAGGACTATGGCAAGTGAGTAAATCTCAACAACCATTTATGACAGAAAAGCAACGTATTGACCTAGATATTGAATACGCCCAAAAAAGAACTTTTAGATTAGATTTAAACCTCTTATATAGAACTTTCCCAGCAATGATTCAGAAAGAAGAGGCTTAG
- a CDS encoding glycosyltransferase family 4 protein → MMTNKDITLVSCQHFDSGIGRYSYQLGKGLRAINYNVELFKLYKQDHNDAYYHEEKWIKKIPYRSFKDLHSYILPYFIYQQLKKTPKSNLIHAHWFISGLSGSYLPNNLVVTMHDVSLLHIEETSNWFVGYYKWVINRLKKRRVPLLVVSENAKKDTIKYANYPEELIYVSYGYIDFDKFKPLINQIKNEKFTIIYTGGLGIRKNVSLLINAIKIVQKTHPNIEVKIAGAFPERTSYPKLVESLELTTVKFVGYLPENEINTFYNSADLFVFTSLYEGFGYTPLEAMAAGVPVISTCGGSLTEVIGDGGHLVDYNANELADAIIYYIDNETALKKLISEGTNWVKKYSKEASIAATLNAYKYY, encoded by the coding sequence ATGATGACTAATAAAGATATAACTTTAGTTTCTTGCCAACATTTTGATTCAGGAATTGGACGGTACTCCTATCAATTAGGAAAAGGATTGAGAGCTATTAATTATAATGTAGAATTATTTAAATTATATAAACAAGATCATAACGATGCATATTATCATGAGGAAAAATGGATAAAGAAAATCCCCTATAGATCTTTTAAGGATTTGCATTCTTACATTCTTCCTTATTTTATCTATCAACAATTAAAAAAGACTCCTAAAAGTAATTTAATCCATGCGCATTGGTTCATTTCTGGTCTTTCTGGTTCCTACCTACCCAATAATCTTGTTGTGACTATGCACGATGTTTCTTTATTACATATAGAAGAAACCTCGAATTGGTTTGTAGGCTATTACAAATGGGTGATCAACCGACTTAAAAAAAGAAGAGTTCCTCTTTTAGTTGTTTCCGAAAATGCTAAAAAAGATACTATTAAATATGCAAATTACCCAGAAGAACTCATCTATGTTAGCTATGGATATATAGATTTTGATAAATTTAAACCACTCATTAATCAAATTAAAAATGAGAAGTTTACTATTATCTACACTGGAGGATTAGGTATACGGAAAAATGTCTCGCTGCTAATCAATGCTATTAAAATAGTTCAAAAAACTCATCCAAACATCGAAGTCAAAATTGCTGGTGCATTCCCTGAAAGAACAAGTTACCCTAAACTAGTTGAATCACTTGAATTAACTACAGTGAAATTTGTGGGTTATCTTCCAGAAAACGAAATAAATACCTTTTACAATAGTGCAGACCTTTTTGTCTTTACCTCTTTATATGAAGGATTTGGTTATACTCCTCTAGAAGCTATGGCTGCTGGCGTACCTGTTATAAGTACTTGTGGAGGATCTTTAACAGAAGTAATTGGAGACGGTGGCCATCTAGTAGATTATAATGCAAATGAATTAGCTGATGCAATCATTTATTATATTGATAATGAAACAGCATTAAAAAAATTGATTAGTGAGGGAACTAATTGGGTAAAAAAATATTCAAAAGAGGCTTCTATAGCTGCTACTTTAAACGCATATAAATATTATTAA
- a CDS encoding O-antigen ligase family protein: protein MNYLNNQLNDLVKYRLSTPLGILILVCVSFFVGYLCLTINWGIGLAIAIAVVAIPFLLSLFVRIKLSIYFFIGLSIFIGIPFKLNLPFPIGLSFDFGILLTILGHLYKCGEEKDFKTTFDVPLLTPLLLWVVWNIFQIANPFASSRVAWFYVMRPYVLYPILYFITYYYFRTISDIKSLLFFLLCSCFFSAFWGDIQNVFGYFPFEMEWVYANDAKHLVYISGRWRVFGTLSSPAHFGMLVAIVIVISAVISTSYNWGRKIVLFIGICICLPALIWSGTRSGIAILVIAGALVVLTWGNVKIYIVGGIIGFLFFLLVITPSNNYHIQRIQSTFAGSKDTSYNEREENRKAIYPWVWKHPLGGGIGSTGVWGAKFSPGTMLANFAPDSGHIRILVEEGPLGLIFYLSIYVSFILYSLKYSKIWLLKDNELKVTFLTLFASLASFLVVEQVQDVNGILPFSIIIWIFLALMMRTLQLIRDYHKGNYDAKKKKENDELLDHIKMKEIKRANYEKRFKL, encoded by the coding sequence ATGAATTACCTCAATAATCAACTAAATGACCTTGTAAAATACAGACTATCTACTCCTTTAGGTATTCTTATTTTAGTATGTGTTAGTTTTTTTGTTGGTTATTTATGTCTTACAATAAATTGGGGAATTGGTTTAGCTATTGCAATTGCTGTTGTTGCTATTCCTTTTTTACTTTCACTTTTTGTAAGAATAAAGCTCAGTATTTATTTCTTTATTGGGCTTAGTATTTTTATTGGTATTCCATTTAAACTAAACTTGCCCTTCCCTATTGGCTTGTCTTTCGACTTTGGTATTCTTTTAACAATTTTGGGGCATTTATATAAATGTGGTGAAGAGAAAGACTTTAAAACTACGTTTGATGTACCACTATTAACCCCACTATTGCTTTGGGTTGTATGGAATATATTTCAGATTGCCAATCCTTTTGCAAGTTCTAGAGTAGCGTGGTTTTATGTAATGCGACCGTATGTATTATATCCAATTCTTTATTTTATTACCTATTATTATTTTCGTACTATTTCTGATATAAAATCATTACTATTTTTCTTATTATGTTCTTGTTTTTTTAGTGCTTTTTGGGGCGATATTCAAAACGTATTCGGCTATTTCCCTTTCGAAATGGAGTGGGTTTATGCCAATGATGCAAAGCACTTAGTTTATATTTCTGGTAGATGGAGAGTATTTGGAACATTATCATCACCAGCACATTTTGGGATGTTAGTGGCAATAGTAATAGTAATAAGTGCTGTTATTTCCACCTCTTATAACTGGGGTCGGAAAATAGTATTATTTATAGGTATTTGCATATGCCTTCCTGCATTAATTTGGTCAGGCACTAGATCAGGAATTGCTATCCTGGTAATTGCAGGAGCATTAGTTGTTCTTACATGGGGAAACGTAAAAATTTACATTGTTGGTGGAATAATAGGCTTTTTGTTTTTCTTATTGGTAATAACCCCTTCCAATAATTATCATATCCAAAGAATTCAATCTACGTTTGCAGGAAGTAAAGATACGTCTTATAATGAGCGAGAAGAAAATAGAAAAGCAATCTACCCTTGGGTTTGGAAACACCCATTAGGTGGAGGTATTGGAAGTACAGGAGTTTGGGGTGCTAAATTTTCTCCTGGGACTATGCTTGCTAATTTTGCCCCTGATTCTGGCCATATCAGAATATTAGTTGAAGAAGGACCTCTGGGCTTAATTTTTTATCTAAGTATTTATGTATCATTCATTTTATATTCTTTAAAGTATAGTAAAATATGGTTATTAAAAGATAATGAGCTTAAAGTTACATTCTTAACCTTATTTGCATCTCTTGCCTCTTTTTTAGTTGTTGAACAAGTACAAGATGTAAATGGGATCCTTCCTTTTAGTATTATAATATGGATATTTTTAGCGTTGATGATGAGAACATTACAACTTATAAGAGACTACCATAAAGGAAATTATGATGCTAAAAAGAAGAAGGAAAATGATGAACTACTTGATCACATTAAAATGAAAGAAATAAAAAGAGCAAATTATGAGAAAAGGTTTAAATTATGA
- a CDS encoding glycosyltransferase, which produces MENLFLFFYTILGGYLLLYCTYFMITLIVGSLYKARYSNNLPIKDDRWLIVIPAYNPNATFLKVLDSISKYSPKNDFKVHVLFQEANQEIRDKAIANYTIDFDEKSFDPKLGNTYVQALKHINTSIKIKEDFTHVVLLDKDNIVDEYFFSTLAKIRANGYEYIQGKRLPLSLKNGVASYDAISEELNNVTLRNYKSAFKWMPELTGSAFIINSTFFSNGIENLDLKNPGMDKNLFLEWLLNSTSKIRSTYTDLALVYEEKTDDIKVLKQQRTRWFAEQYLTAFSYSKKLISKFIKTGRIEVLDYTISIFRPPRSIVYLLLPLFFFIERIFIPQYYLFLISLTLLFIGTTVFLIKRKLVKTFFNFILIAPQIVLSNIRSLSNIFNKKISGIFIHTERNN; this is translated from the coding sequence ATGGAGAATCTATTTCTATTTTTCTATACTATTTTGGGTGGATATTTATTATTATACTGTACTTATTTTATGATTACACTAATTGTAGGGTCATTATATAAAGCAAGGTACAGCAATAATTTACCTATAAAAGATGATAGATGGTTAATAGTTATACCAGCTTATAATCCCAATGCTACTTTTCTAAAGGTTTTAGATTCTATAAGTAAATATAGTCCTAAAAATGACTTCAAAGTACATGTCCTTTTTCAGGAAGCAAATCAAGAGATAAGAGATAAAGCAATAGCTAATTATACTATTGACTTTGATGAAAAGTCATTCGACCCAAAACTTGGTAATACATATGTTCAAGCATTAAAACACATCAATACTTCAATTAAAATAAAAGAAGATTTTACACATGTTGTATTATTAGATAAAGACAATATTGTTGATGAGTATTTCTTTTCTACATTAGCTAAAATTAGAGCAAATGGTTATGAATATATTCAAGGTAAAAGGTTACCCCTTTCTCTTAAAAACGGAGTTGCAAGTTATGATGCAATATCAGAAGAGCTAAATAATGTTACACTAAGAAATTATAAATCAGCTTTTAAATGGATGCCTGAACTAACCGGAAGTGCCTTTATTATCAATAGCACATTTTTTAGTAATGGCATCGAAAACTTGGATTTAAAAAATCCTGGTATGGATAAAAATCTATTTTTAGAATGGTTACTTAATAGTACTTCAAAAATTAGAAGTACATACACAGATTTGGCTTTAGTTTATGAAGAAAAAACGGATGATATAAAAGTTTTAAAACAACAAAGAACACGTTGGTTTGCAGAACAATATTTAACTGCATTTTCCTATTCAAAAAAGTTAATTTCAAAGTTCATTAAAACAGGTAGAATTGAAGTATTAGATTATACTATTTCGATATTCAGGCCACCTAGAAGCATTGTGTATTTATTACTCCCATTGTTCTTTTTTATTGAACGTATATTTATTCCTCAATATTACCTTTTTTTAATCAGTCTAACCCTATTATTTATTGGAACAACTGTGTTTTTAATTAAAAGAAAACTAGTAAAAACGTTCTTTAATTTTATACTCATTGCTCCTCAAATAGTCTTAAGTAACATTAGAAGCTTGTCAAATATCTTCAATAAAAAAATAAGCGGGATCTTTATTCATACAGAACGAAACAATTAA
- a CDS encoding GumC family protein: protein MENLFYIIKGVLKRWYLWLGIPLVTSLVLYLNMREFKVYESKAKMQFELTTDGSLSITSKSLQLFEIGLMFTDLLEIARIKRVTEQVQLEILIACLGKDKFYNINSANNLFKDDEIIRRAKFLIESYSSLDMQRPIDITINNILIYNNLSTSDINNRIAINRISSSKYIDVKVEDSNPIAAKFIVKSITNAWIREYRHEIQKRYSEKRKSIEGTCNSTQKELNILLDSLKEYKRKKKVIDVDETTKYLIDRRIELQNSVAKLRKDLASKKESIAYIEQKLNKNKDFGFNNENESINSKIIVLKDSLRKLQQEKEYNSYNLERLPTDYMDKLNIKIVSVEKNIQKSISSSISNTTYDPSLTKQTMVNDYVKDQIDYVKEEAMIKVMNQELYQLSKQSDHFIEIISNIKKMEHQIKTKEKYYLTLLEKKYFAEILEDDAGHNFFIVESANFPIKHKKSKRALIVIGSFIGSLILFIVIITSTIIFDPKYHLPFQFEKDSLIPIISTITQPKPDKERSIFIPAFIKKILAKRKEKKDNSINQVTTDNYRLLRRTILSIEEDTNIISFVDARSNPITLNTILIIKEMLLQTGIKTLLFYADWNVPLSQQEIKEEYKSLDDIDTINDCSIINLSEEQKSPYDYLLPEDWFNKLKDLRTSYNYIFIITPPSRISTEWMEWINLSSEAFYVFELHKSFNQLDVKNQSYLLDTHCNVIGGILTSNGK from the coding sequence ATGGAGAATTTATTTTACATAATAAAAGGTGTCTTAAAAAGGTGGTACTTATGGTTGGGAATACCATTAGTTACTTCCTTAGTGCTTTATCTAAACATGAGAGAGTTTAAGGTATATGAGTCTAAGGCTAAAATGCAATTTGAATTAACAACAGATGGTAGTTTATCAATTACTAGTAAATCGTTACAGCTTTTTGAAATTGGCTTAATGTTTACAGATTTATTAGAAATTGCAAGAATAAAAAGGGTAACAGAACAAGTTCAACTTGAAATACTTATAGCATGCCTTGGAAAAGATAAATTTTACAATATCAATTCAGCAAATAACTTATTTAAGGATGATGAAATTATAAGAAGAGCAAAATTCTTAATCGAAAGCTACTCTTCTTTAGATATGCAAAGACCAATTGATATCACAATTAATAATATTCTTATATACAATAATCTTAGTACTTCTGATATTAATAATAGAATTGCAATTAATCGTATTAGTAGTAGTAAATATATTGATGTTAAAGTAGAAGATAGTAACCCTATTGCAGCTAAATTTATTGTGAAATCAATTACAAATGCTTGGATTAGAGAGTACCGTCATGAAATTCAAAAACGTTATTCAGAAAAAAGAAAAAGTATAGAGGGCACATGTAATAGCACACAAAAAGAGCTTAATATTTTACTTGACTCGCTTAAAGAATATAAAAGGAAAAAGAAAGTCATTGATGTTGATGAAACAACAAAATATTTAATTGATAGAAGAATTGAATTACAAAACTCTGTTGCCAAACTTAGAAAAGATCTTGCTTCTAAAAAAGAATCAATTGCATACATCGAACAAAAATTAAATAAGAATAAAGACTTTGGTTTTAATAATGAAAACGAGTCAATAAATAGTAAAATAATAGTTTTAAAAGACTCCTTAAGAAAGCTCCAACAAGAAAAGGAATACAATTCTTATAATCTAGAAAGGTTACCCACAGATTATATGGACAAGCTAAATATTAAGATTGTGAGTGTTGAAAAAAATATTCAAAAAAGTATATCAAGTTCAATCTCTAATACTACTTACGATCCTAGCTTAACAAAGCAAACAATGGTCAATGATTATGTAAAAGATCAAATTGACTATGTAAAAGAAGAAGCTATGATTAAGGTGATGAACCAAGAACTTTATCAGCTATCAAAACAATCTGACCATTTTATTGAGATAATTTCAAATATCAAAAAAATGGAACATCAGATAAAAACGAAAGAAAAATATTACTTAACACTATTAGAAAAAAAATATTTTGCAGAAATTCTTGAAGACGATGCTGGGCATAACTTCTTTATAGTTGAAAGTGCTAACTTTCCTATCAAACACAAGAAATCTAAAAGAGCATTAATTGTAATTGGTTCTTTTATTGGGTCGTTGATTTTATTCATTGTAATTATTACTAGTACAATAATTTTTGATCCCAAATATCACCTCCCATTTCAATTTGAAAAAGATTCATTAATTCCGATAATTAGTACAATAACTCAACCAAAACCTGATAAGGAAAGGAGTATATTTATTCCTGCTTTTATTAAAAAAATACTTGCTAAAAGAAAAGAAAAAAAAGACAATAGTATTAATCAAGTTACTACAGATAACTATAGACTTTTAAGAAGAACAATACTAAGTATAGAAGAAGATACAAATATCATCTCATTTGTTGACGCTAGAAGTAACCCGATAACATTAAATACAATTTTAATTATTAAAGAAATGCTCCTACAAACGGGCATAAAAACGTTACTTTTTTATGCTGATTGGAATGTGCCTTTATCACAACAAGAAATTAAAGAAGAATATAAAAGTCTTGATGATATTGATACCATTAATGACTGTTCAATCATTAATTTATCTGAAGAACAGAAATCTCCATATGATTACCTTCTTCCAGAGGACTGGTTCAATAAACTAAAGGATTTAAGAACATCATATAATTACATTTTCATTATCACTCCCCCTTCAAGGATTTCGACAGAATGGATGGAATGGATAAACTTGTCTTCAGAAGCGTTTTATGTATTTGAACTACACAAAAGTTTTAATCAACTTGATGTAAAGAATCAAAGCTATTTGTTGGATACACATTGTAATGTTATTGGTGGAATTTTAACCTCTAATGGTAAATAA
- a CDS encoding TolC family protein has translation MNLKYTISLFILTITFYAEAQKRPLYVSSQIDSLSAIGLENNYLLKAKDAEILIANENLVTVKKSWLSSFSFSVSTFKYSTNNTLTSVSAFSDIGLGLTIDLFTITSLNNRVKAAQHLITKKQMEYRHQQKIVEREYITIYTNYIKSTEKLKIITEQENSQKEMLQITKDKLLRGEAKMEDYLLLEQKLHETQVQKVEAEVGAVLAKHELELLISE, from the coding sequence ATGAACCTAAAATACACTATTTCTCTTTTCATTTTAACTATCACATTTTATGCAGAAGCTCAAAAAAGACCACTATACGTAAGTTCTCAAATAGATTCATTGTCAGCTATTGGCCTAGAAAACAACTATTTATTAAAGGCTAAGGATGCAGAAATTTTAATTGCAAATGAAAACCTTGTCACTGTGAAGAAGAGTTGGTTATCCTCATTTTCTTTTTCTGTAAGTACGTTTAAATATTCTACTAATAATACGCTTACAAGTGTAAGTGCTTTTTCTGATATTGGTCTAGGATTAACAATAGATCTTTTCACCATTACTTCTTTAAATAATAGAGTGAAAGCAGCTCAGCATCTTATTACCAAGAAACAAATGGAGTATAGACATCAACAGAAAATTGTAGAAAGAGAATACATCACTATATACACTAATTATATTAAGTCTACAGAAAAACTTAAAATTATAACCGAACAAGAAAACAGCCAGAAAGAGATGCTTCAAATCACAAAAGATAAATTACTAAGAGGTGAAGCTAAAATGGAAGATTATTTATTATTAGAACAAAAACTTCATGAAACTCAAGTTCAAAAAGTAGAAGCAGAAGTAGGTGCAGTACTTGCAAAACATGAGCTTGAATTGTTGATTTCAGAATAA
- a CDS encoding glycosyltransferase family 4 protein produces MMSIEWLSCVEKGCGIGQYSAAICEELFHQNISVKLRRKGGDELDFVEGYKYKSFRNLKDYIAPYFLSKNLHTVDNKPTVWHADNIDAFTGLLWSKKYSDALKVVTIHDVIPKATNQLNLFQNYYYNYQLKNSIEKSDLIITVSEFSKQDIINHTSVEPHKIKVVYNGINHDLLKPVFNKNNPKFTIAYLGGLGAAHKNATALIEVANILEKRGREFTMKIGSGNAQLTALPRLVQKYNLKNIEFVGFIEDKLKPQFLGEADLFLFTSKYEGFGLPPLEAMACGTATISTQNASLKEVLGDGALLTSTDPEDIANKVELLMDDTALRLEYQNKGIERANQFSWKKAVIQLMDEYKRLM; encoded by the coding sequence ATGATGTCAATTGAATGGCTATCTTGTGTAGAAAAAGGTTGTGGAATTGGCCAATATTCAGCAGCTATTTGTGAAGAACTATTTCACCAAAATATTTCGGTTAAATTACGTAGAAAAGGTGGTGATGAACTTGATTTTGTGGAAGGATATAAGTATAAATCTTTTAGAAATTTAAAAGATTATATTGCTCCTTATTTTCTTAGCAAAAATTTACATACTGTAGATAATAAACCAACGGTATGGCATGCTGATAATATAGATGCATTTACTGGTTTATTATGGAGTAAAAAATATAGTGATGCTCTTAAAGTAGTTACTATTCATGATGTTATACCAAAAGCTACAAATCAATTGAATCTATTTCAAAATTATTATTACAATTATCAATTAAAAAATAGTATTGAAAAAAGTGATTTAATTATTACGGTTTCAGAATTTTCTAAACAAGATATTATTAACCATACATCTGTAGAACCTCATAAAATTAAAGTAGTTTATAATGGTATAAATCATGATCTTTTAAAACCTGTTTTTAATAAGAATAATCCAAAGTTTACAATAGCTTATTTAGGTGGTTTGGGAGCTGCTCATAAAAACGCGACAGCACTAATTGAAGTAGCTAATATTTTAGAAAAAAGAGGGAGGGAATTTACAATGAAAATAGGAAGCGGAAATGCTCAATTGACAGCATTGCCAAGACTTGTACAAAAATATAATTTAAAGAATATTGAGTTTGTTGGTTTTATAGAAGATAAATTGAAACCTCAGTTTTTAGGAGAAGCAGATTTATTTTTATTTACGTCAAAATACGAAGGATTTGGATTACCTCCTTTAGAAGCAATGGCCTGTGGAACGGCTACTATTTCGACTCAAAATGCATCATTAAAAGAAGTTTTGGGAGATGGAGCGTTATTAACCTCCACAGACCCAGAAGATATTGCCAATAAAGTTGAGTTATTAATGGATGATACTGCTCTTAGATTAGAATACCAAAATAAAGGTATTGAAAGAGCAAATCAGTTTTCGTGGAAAAAAGCTGTCATTCAATTGATGGATGAATACAAAAGATTAATGTAA
- a CDS encoding class I SAM-dependent methyltransferase has translation MKINVPVDRFDLNIDPNWKVLEIGGGHNPHPRANVIVDKYDNTNNGHRAGDIVIREGQEFHLADGEDLPFDDNAFDYVICCHVLEHVDNPVKFISEMCRVAKMGYLEVPSLMGEYLVPKGAHEWVFLSINDTIVGKKKASIRGLGEGIDFGDFFLYYLSRESIAFKLLIATYPDILTVRYQWKDSLPIKIDLSEEEENYFTKAWSKEEILNQFPKRSSKKELTLFFNAFILLSKSMINKILKGYKLRKLDDSIGLNSKK, from the coding sequence ATGAAGATTAATGTACCAGTTGATCGTTTTGATTTAAACATTGACCCAAACTGGAAAGTCCTTGAGATTGGAGGTGGTCATAATCCACACCCAAGAGCAAACGTAATAGTTGATAAATACGACAATACCAATAATGGACACAGGGCAGGAGATATTGTTATTAGAGAAGGACAAGAATTCCATTTAGCAGATGGAGAGGACTTACCTTTTGATGACAACGCATTTGATTATGTAATTTGCTGTCATGTTCTTGAACATGTAGACAACCCTGTTAAATTTATTAGTGAAATGTGTAGAGTAGCTAAGATGGGGTATTTAGAAGTTCCCTCTTTAATGGGTGAATATCTGGTTCCAAAAGGAGCACATGAATGGGTGTTTTTATCAATTAATGATACAATTGTAGGAAAGAAGAAAGCAAGTATTAGAGGTTTGGGCGAAGGGATTGATTTTGGAGATTTCTTCTTGTATTATCTTTCAAGAGAATCAATAGCTTTTAAATTGCTCATTGCAACTTACCCCGACATTCTAACAGTTAGATATCAGTGGAAAGATTCTCTGCCAATAAAAATTGATTTATCCGAAGAAGAAGAAAACTATTTTACGAAAGCATGGTCTAAAGAGGAGATATTAAATCAATTTCCTAAAAGATCTTCAAAGAAAGAATTAACCTTATTTTTTAATGCTTTTATTTTACTTTCGAAATCAATGATTAACAAAATTCTGAAAGGGTATAAACTGAGAAAACTAGATGATTCAATTGGTTTAAATTCAAAAAAATAA
- a CDS encoding glycosyltransferase family 2 protein, whose protein sequence is MDISVIVPTHNRENLVIQLAESLKRQTIDIANYEVIFICDGCVDNTVSLLNELYGNLINWRIVGIEQSGPAKARNTGAALANGKYLAFTDDDCIANTNWLECIISVFNKAEPSVIGLEGMTFTDKKNVTPLTHQIENLNGNPAVPTCNAAFKKEAFLQLDGFDESFPFAHNEDADFAWRMKERGEILFISDMGIYHPPRKEKLSKLKTRMKILESEFHLYYKNKELYKKYRNTSPWRTIYVEVFLYHQLRMLKHVLGFFYKPKLCLEGIVLVFSWWINLIELLPSFLKKDHYYKKLFA, encoded by the coding sequence ATGGATATAAGTGTAATTGTTCCCACTCATAATAGAGAGAATCTAGTAATTCAGTTGGCCGAATCACTTAAAAGGCAAACAATTGATATTGCTAATTATGAAGTAATTTTTATTTGTGATGGCTGTGTTGATAACACTGTGTCTTTATTAAATGAATTATATGGCAACCTAATAAATTGGAGGATAGTTGGCATTGAGCAATCTGGTCCTGCAAAAGCTAGAAATACGGGAGCAGCTTTAGCTAATGGTAAATATTTAGCTTTTACAGATGACGATTGCATTGCCAATACAAATTGGTTGGAATGTATAATTTCTGTATTTAATAAGGCTGAACCTTCAGTTATAGGGTTAGAGGGAATGACTTTTACAGATAAAAAAAATGTAACTCCATTAACTCATCAAATTGAGAATTTAAACGGAAACCCTGCAGTACCTACTTGTAATGCTGCTTTTAAAAAAGAAGCGTTTTTACAATTAGATGGTTTTGATGAATCTTTTCCATTTGCACATAATGAAGATGCAGATTTTGCTTGGAGAATGAAGGAAAGAGGTGAGATTTTATTTATAAGTGATATGGGAATTTATCACCCTCCAAGAAAAGAAAAGTTAAGTAAATTAAAGACTAGGATGAAAATTCTTGAGAGTGAATTTCATCTATACTATAAAAATAAAGAGTTGTATAAAAAGTATAGAAATACATCTCCTTGGCGCACAATATATGTAGAAGTTTTTTTATATCATCAACTAAGAATGCTTAAGCATGTTCTTGGTTTTTTCTACAAACCTAAGTTATGTTTAGAGGGGATTGTACTCGTTTTTTCTTGGTGGATTAATTTAATAGAATTACTGCCATCATTTTTAAAAAAAGATCACTATTACAAAAAATTATTTGCTTAA